The Deinococcus sonorensis KR-87 genome includes a window with the following:
- a CDS encoding P-II family nitrogen regulator: protein MKLITAVVRPERVQQVKEALFQAGISGITLSRVSGHGGEQEVVEHYRGTRVMVEFREKVEFKMAVSEPFVEVAIQAIQQGARTGEVGDGKIFVQPLERVVRIRTGEQDNAALTPVTETHTTPVLV, encoded by the coding sequence ATGAAACTGATCACGGCAGTGGTACGGCCAGAGCGGGTGCAGCAGGTCAAGGAAGCGCTGTTTCAGGCGGGCATCAGCGGCATCACGCTGAGCCGCGTCAGTGGGCACGGCGGCGAGCAGGAGGTGGTGGAGCACTACCGGGGCACCCGTGTGATGGTGGAATTCCGCGAGAAGGTGGAATTCAAGATGGCGGTCTCGGAGCCGTTCGTGGAGGTGGCAATTCAGGCCATCCAGCAGGGCGCCCGCACCGGCGAGGTAGGGGACGGCAAGATTTTCGTGCAGCCGCTCGAACGGGTGGTCCGCATCCGCACCGGCGAGCAGGACAACGCCGCCCTCACCCCCGTCACCGAGACCCACACCACCCCGGTGCTGGTCTGA
- a CDS encoding DUF4126 domain-containing protein, with translation MDLLTNALSGLGLSGAAGLNAYIPLLLVGLLDRLGLLHLAGPFAWLSSPWVLLGIVVLGLLDFVGDKIPGVDHVLHLAGGVVNVAAGGVLFASQHGAATGLNPTLALVLGLLVSGGVHATRTVLRPAATTLTAGVGNPVVSSIEDGLSLLLSVLAVLFPLLAVVVLALLVWQAWRLLGRVRYRLSGRSRI, from the coding sequence ATGGACCTCCTGACGAACGCGCTGTCCGGCCTGGGCCTTTCGGGCGCGGCGGGCCTGAATGCCTACATTCCGCTGCTGCTGGTGGGGCTCCTGGACCGGCTGGGGCTGCTGCATCTGGCCGGGCCGTTCGCCTGGCTGTCCAGTCCCTGGGTGCTGCTGGGCATCGTGGTGCTGGGCCTGCTGGATTTTGTGGGCGACAAGATTCCCGGGGTGGACCACGTGCTGCATCTGGCAGGTGGGGTGGTGAATGTGGCGGCAGGTGGAGTGCTGTTTGCCAGCCAGCACGGGGCCGCCACCGGCCTGAACCCAACCCTGGCGCTCGTGCTGGGGCTGTTGGTGTCGGGTGGGGTGCATGCCACCCGGACCGTGCTCCGACCGGCTGCCACCACGCTGACCGCCGGCGTGGGCAATCCGGTCGTCTCCAGCATCGAAGACGGCCTATCGCTGCTGCTGAGTGTGCTGGCTGTGTTGTTTCCGCTGCTGGCGGTGGTGGTGCTGGCGCTGCTGGTGTGGCAGGCGTGGCGCCTGCTGGGCCGGGTCCGCTACCGTCTGTCCGGGCGCAGCCGCATCTGA
- the pth gene encoding aminoacyl-tRNA hydrolase, with protein sequence MRLIVGLGNPGSTYAQTRHNVGWLVLDELARRHSVSWRLQGAAEVAEIRPAGQKVLLLKPQTFMNSSGRAVQPVLAYHKLSPAELLVVQDDLDSPFGLLRLRHGGRHGGQNGLRDIIRLLGTEAFDRLKLGISRPPAGRDPADWVLSRWAETERPVLEQLLSLAADAAQLWATQGLREAQARYNSTDLRPPAPTEVVAEQ encoded by the coding sequence ATGCGGCTGATCGTTGGCCTGGGCAATCCGGGCAGCACCTACGCCCAGACCCGCCACAACGTGGGCTGGCTGGTGCTGGATGAGCTGGCGCGGCGGCACAGCGTCAGCTGGCGCCTGCAGGGCGCGGCGGAGGTGGCCGAGATCCGGCCCGCCGGCCAGAAGGTGCTGCTGCTCAAGCCGCAGACCTTCATGAATTCCAGCGGGCGGGCGGTTCAGCCGGTGCTGGCCTATCACAAGCTCTCGCCTGCCGAACTTCTGGTGGTGCAGGACGACCTCGACAGCCCATTCGGCCTGCTGCGGCTGCGGCACGGCGGGCGCCATGGCGGGCAGAACGGCCTGCGTGACATCATCCGGCTGCTGGGCACCGAGGCCTTCGACCGGCTCAAGCTGGGCATCAGCCGCCCGCCGGCGGGCCGCGACCCGGCCGACTGGGTGCTGAGCCGCTGGGCCGAAACCGAGCGCCCAGTGCTGGAGCAGCTGCTCTCGCTGGCGGCCGACGCCGCCCAGCTGTGGGCCACCCAGGGGCTGCGGGAAGCCCAGGCCCGCTACAACAGCACCGACCTGCGGCCCCCTGCCCCCACCGAAGTGGTCGCCGAGCAGTAA
- a CDS encoding DUF1999 domain-containing protein translates to MRYREFTEDDFEALHQLDLQVQRQLDPGFDALPEREQEGRVRTSLPALRFYLRSEHSFVAEEAGQLLGLIFAQSVWQGDRPILLVTACLVDRTAPPQTAAGLLHAVVKSAYDAAVYEVHYPVTATLDSAAEAEGSHVLGRYAVHHLGSRQQTAPGERLRGGGYTDAGRSDA, encoded by the coding sequence ATGCGTTACCGCGAGTTCACTGAGGACGATTTCGAGGCGCTGCATCAGCTGGACCTGCAGGTGCAGCGTCAGCTGGACCCCGGCTTTGACGCGCTGCCGGAACGGGAGCAGGAAGGCCGCGTCCGCACCAGCCTGCCGGCCCTGCGCTTCTACCTGCGCAGCGAGCACAGCTTCGTGGCCGAGGAGGCGGGGCAGCTGCTGGGGCTGATCTTCGCGCAGAGCGTCTGGCAGGGCGACCGGCCGATCCTGCTGGTCACCGCCTGTCTGGTGGACCGGACCGCGCCGCCGCAGACGGCCGCCGGGTTGCTCCACGCGGTGGTCAAGAGCGCCTACGACGCCGCCGTCTACGAGGTGCACTACCCGGTCACGGCCACGCTGGACTCGGCCGCCGAGGCGGAAGGCAGTCACGTGCTGGGCCGGTACGCCGTGCACCATCTGGGCAGCCGGCAGCAGACGGCTCCGGGCGAGCGACTACGGGGCGGCGGCTACACCGATGCCGGACGCAGCGACGCCTGA
- a CDS encoding heavy-metal-associated domain-containing protein, which produces MTQTNPRTTRTLIGVHGMDRASGDRVAAALLAMPGVAKATPDDGQIEVHYDPSQHTIMDLIRTIRTQGFLAGML; this is translated from the coding sequence ATGACCCAGACGAACCCCCGCACCACCCGCACCCTCATCGGCGTTCACGGCATGGACCGGGCCAGTGGGGACCGTGTGGCCGCCGCGCTGCTGGCGATGCCCGGCGTCGCCAAGGCCACCCCCGACGACGGCCAGATTGAGGTGCACTACGATCCGTCGCAGCACACCATCATGGACCTGATCCGCACCATCCGCACCCAGGGCTTCCTGGCGGGCATGCTGTAA
- a CDS encoding DUF503 domain-containing protein, which produces MDAGYLGVLTLRLEMPWVSNLKEKRALVRPVVERLKARFPVTVARLDGLNAHDWELIGVATLSSDREWVVQTLTMAADFVAAQGEYRVTEESRGITLTEDLLDD; this is translated from the coding sequence ATGGACGCGGGCTATCTCGGTGTGCTGACGCTGCGGCTGGAAATGCCCTGGGTCAGCAACCTCAAGGAAAAGCGGGCGCTGGTGCGGCCGGTGGTGGAGCGGCTCAAGGCCCGCTTTCCGGTCACGGTGGCGCGGCTGGACGGCCTGAACGCCCACGACTGGGAGCTGATCGGGGTGGCCACCCTGTCGTCGGACCGCGAGTGGGTGGTGCAGACGCTGACCATGGCCGCCGATTTCGTGGCCGCGCAGGGCGAGTACCGCGTCACCGAGGAGTCCAGGGGCATCACGCTCACCGAAGACCTGCTGGACGACTGA
- the lepB gene encoding signal peptidase I, protein MTQQQVRRPSFLQRLWKELLEPIVFAVLITQFIGTVVGVDGVSMMPNLRHHERVFLPKYETWLHKAGIGSFHRGDILVFKPPAAAEQRSFYGLWNYRPFLIKRLIGLPGDRIRISQGITYVNGAALDASFTTDYWKQQGCWDTGSQQANQALNDQNGIVTNQKEFTVPAGQYFVQGDNRTERGSEDSRFFGPIPLRDIAGRAAAVIWPIMRQENATYKCGQNLTPDQMVTFSGKSVLNWRLLSRPAAFNSLPTSPASTTQP, encoded by the coding sequence ATGACACAGCAGCAAGTGCGCAGGCCTTCATTTCTCCAGCGCCTGTGGAAAGAACTTCTGGAACCCATCGTCTTCGCGGTGCTGATCACGCAGTTTATCGGCACCGTGGTGGGCGTGGACGGCGTGAGCATGATGCCGAACCTGCGTCACCACGAACGGGTGTTCCTGCCCAAATACGAGACCTGGCTGCACAAGGCCGGCATCGGCAGCTTCCACCGGGGCGACATCCTGGTGTTCAAGCCGCCGGCGGCCGCCGAGCAGCGCAGCTTCTATGGCCTGTGGAACTACCGCCCCTTCCTGATCAAGCGCCTGATCGGGCTGCCGGGCGACCGCATCCGCATCTCGCAGGGCATTACGTACGTGAACGGGGCGGCGCTGGACGCCAGCTTCACCACCGACTACTGGAAGCAGCAGGGCTGCTGGGACACCGGCAGCCAGCAGGCCAACCAGGCGCTCAATGACCAGAACGGCATCGTGACCAACCAGAAGGAGTTCACCGTGCCGGCCGGTCAGTACTTCGTGCAGGGCGACAACCGCACCGAGCGCGGCAGCGAGGATTCGCGCTTCTTCGGCCCGATTCCGCTGCGCGACATTGCAGGCCGCGCCGCCGCCGTGATCTGGCCGATCATGCGGCAGGAGAACGCCACCTACAAGTGCGGCCAGAACCTCACCCCCGACCAGATGGTGACCTTCAGCGGCAAGAGCGTGCTGAACTGGCGGCTCCTGAGCCGTCCGGCGGCCTTCAACAGCCTGCCGACCAGCCCGGCCAGCACCACCCAGCCGTAA
- a CDS encoding serine/threonine-protein kinase, whose amino-acid sequence MPLAGTLVDGLYQLVRPVGRGASSVVYFAVGRDGLPYAVKMFPPELQHHAAREFEHGNLLDHPRLARVLATTTVQGQPSLVLTFARGQVLQLRYQQRPALRFERRAFLLTLVHALDALAHLHALGLVHRDVKPENLIVDADGSAKLVDFDLSGPAFETFDSPVRIGTAAFLSPEAIRGEPLGPRSDLYGIGLLLHWGLYGELPGGDIGPANDPLEGLCRSLLHPDPQHRPASALQTRQLLLELASLPY is encoded by the coding sequence ATGCCGCTGGCCGGAACACTTGTCGATGGACTGTACCAGTTGGTGCGTCCGGTCGGGCGTGGTGCCAGCAGCGTGGTGTACTTCGCGGTGGGACGCGACGGCCTGCCCTATGCGGTCAAGATGTTCCCGCCGGAACTGCAGCACCACGCCGCACGGGAATTCGAGCACGGCAACCTGCTGGACCATCCGCGACTGGCCCGGGTGCTGGCCACCACCACCGTGCAGGGCCAGCCGAGCCTGGTGCTGACCTTCGCGCGCGGACAGGTGCTGCAGCTGCGCTACCAGCAGCGCCCGGCCCTGCGCTTTGAGCGCCGCGCCTTTCTGCTCACCCTGGTGCATGCCCTGGACGCGCTGGCCCACCTGCATGCCCTGGGACTGGTGCACCGCGACGTGAAGCCGGAGAACCTGATCGTGGACGCCGACGGCAGCGCCAAGCTGGTGGACTTCGACCTGTCCGGCCCGGCGTTTGAGACCTTCGACAGCCCGGTCCGGATCGGGACGGCGGCCTTCCTGTCCCCGGAGGCGATCCGGGGCGAACCGCTGGGGCCGCGCAGCGACCTCTACGGCATCGGCCTGCTGCTGCACTGGGGGCTCTACGGTGAGCTGCCGGGCGGCGACATCGGCCCGGCCAACGATCCGCTGGAAGGGCTATGCCGCTCCCTGCTGCACCCAGACCCGCAGCACCGCCCGGCCAGCGCGCTGCAGACCCGGCAACTGCTGCTGGAACTCGCCTCCCTGCCCTACTGA